One Spinacia oleracea cultivar Varoflay chromosome 4, BTI_SOV_V1, whole genome shotgun sequence DNA segment encodes these proteins:
- the LOC110779877 gene encoding uncharacterized protein has protein sequence MAETSEPSSSVEDSNLRYPKIELHDYEPRAFPPLVPKEVDRCERNNNNGVDDEVGEDEKKEMVHSELKPSSNPEMNNDVLHSTVAGSQKHGKFFIYDAPVSEETGFWIPVSVPPLPESEHENWASNPSLNGGYLPDADMDWNHFVGENKELTMWDVVTEMVIMAGGKVKAIASGDFHQRQLAWLSANFLEQAWKEMAQTLTEATVVNVQEILEAEPPRWLPDSSASACMLCSVRFHPIICSRHHCRFCGGLFCSECSKGRSLLPAKFRISDPQRVCDVCCVRLESVQGYLMDQVSRAAQLPTYDLTDLSTLRSWLNFPWSQSMEYEIYKATNALKSYNKMGARSAEKCIPDAILKQAKGLAILTVAKVGTVMTYKVGTGLVIARRKDGSWSAPSAIASFGLGWGVQVGGQCTDFIIVLRTSEAVKMFGGNMHISFGAGMSAAAGVVGRSAEADIRAGDGGVAACYTYSSSKGAFVGCSFESNIVTARHNENSRFYGNSSLKASDILLGPLPRPPAAAILYDALSDLYQNL, from the exons ATGGCAGAAACATCCGAACCTTCTTCGTCAGTTGAGGATAGCAATCTTCGATACCCAAAGATTGAACTCCATGATTATGAACCCCGCGCGTTTCCTCCGCTG GTTCCTAAAGAGGTTGATAGATGTGAAAGAAACAACAATAACGGGGTAGATGATGAAGTTGGGGAAGATGAAAAAAAAGAGATGGTGCATTCTGAATTGAAGCCTTCCTCAAATCCGGAGATGAATAATGATGTCCTGCATAGTACAGTTGCTGGAAGTCAGAAGCATGGTAAATTCTTCATTTATGATGCCCCTGTTTCTGAAGAAACTGGGTTTTGGATTCCTGTCTCTGTCCCTCCTCTTCCGGAAAGTGAACATGAAAATTGGGCTTCAAATCCTTCTTTAAATGGGGGCTACCTGCCTGATGCAGATATGGATTGGAATCATTTTGTTGGAGAAAATAAGGAGCTAACAATGTGGGATGTGGTTACGGAGATGGTGATTATGGCGGGTGGGAAGGTTAAGGCGATTGCTTCGGGGGACTTTCATCAACGGCAACTCGCCTGGTTATCAGCTAACTTCCTGGAGCAAGCTTGGAAGGAAATGGCTCAAACTCTTACGGAGGCTACTGTAGTGAATGTGCAGGAAATTTTGGAGGCAGAGCCTCCACGTTGGCTTCCTGACAGTTCTGCATCAGCCTGCATGCTTTGTAGTGTACGTTTCCATCCTATCATTTGCTCCAGGCATCACTGTCGCTTTTGTGGGGGATTGTTCTGCAGCGAATGCTCAAAGGGGAGGAGTCTATTGCCTGCAAAGTTCCGTATTTCAGATCCACAGCGAGTCTGTGACGTTTGCTGCGTGCGTTTGGAGTCTGTGCAGGGGTATTTGATGGACCAAGTTAGTCGTGCTGCACAGTTGCCGACCTATGATTTGACTGATCTCAGTACCTTGAGATCTTGGCTGAATTTCCCGTGGAGCCAGTCCATGGAATATGAGATTTACAAGGCGACAAATGCACTCAAAAGCTATAACAAG ATGGGTGCTAGATCCGCTGAAAAGTGCATCCCAGACGCTATTTTGAAGCAAGCAAAAGGCCTTGCCATTCTTACTGTCGCCAAAGTTGGCACCGTTATGACTTACAAAGTAGGTACCGGGTTGGTTATTGCTCGAAGAAAAGATGGTTCTTGGTCTGCTCCGTCTGCCATTGCTTCATTTGGATTGGGTTGGGGAGTACAG GTAGGAGGACAATGTACAGATTTTATAATTGTGTTGAGAACTAGTGAAGCGGTTAAGATGTTTGGAGGAAATATGCACATCTCTTTTGGTGCTGGAATGAGTGCAGCCGCTGGAGTTGTGGGAAGGTCTGCAGAAGCTGATATACGCGCTGGAGACGGAGGTGTAGCAGCTTGTTATACATATAGCTCCAGTAAAG GTGCATTTGTTGGTTGTTCCTTTGAGAGTAATATTGTTACAGCTCGTCATAATGAAAATTCCAGATTTTATGGAAATTCATCACTGAAGGCGTCTGACATTTTACTTGGACCATTGCCAAGACCTCCTGCTGCCGCCATCCTCTATGATGCATTATCAGATTTATATCAGAATCTCTGA